The Ignavibacteria bacterium genome contains the following window.
AAGTTATCACAGGCAGAATTATCAACTAATTTTAATAAAGTTTTCTGGGATGGAAGAGATGCCGATGGCGATTTAGTGGGTAATGGTGTTTATCTCTATAAAATAATTGCTAAAAAAGGAGACCAAGTTCAAACTACAATTCAAAAATTGGCGGTTGTGAGATGAAAAATTTTTTAATCAATGTTTTTTTGCTCATAATAATTTTAGCTACATCAATTTTTGGTCAAAAATTTAATGATCAAGATATTTTACCAATCGAGCTGCTTTACTTCGAAGGCTTTGCTTTATCGAACGGGATTTTATTAAGATGGGGCACTGCCACTGAGGTCAATAACTTTGGTTTTGAGGTTCAGAGAGCTGATACTTCAAAATTTTTTGAGTATGTTGATTTTGTTCCAGGCAGCGGCAATTCAAATTCGCCCAAACATTATTTTCTTGTTGACTCGACTTTACCAGGTATGGGTTTATATTTTTACAGATTAAAACAAATTGATACCGATGGCTCTTATCATTTTTCAGATACTATTCAGGTCTATTATAATCCTTTAAGTGTTGAAAATGTAAATTCAAATTCACCGAGTATTTTTTTTGTTAAAAACGATTACGCATCGAAAGATCTTGAAATTGAAATTGATGATAAAATACTTCATTCCAGTATTGAAATTGAAATTTATTCTATCTTAGGACAGCGGATTTATAAAAGTACATTTGAACCTTTCACTAACAAAATAAAGATTAGCTATTCAAATTTTTCCAGTGGTGTTTATATCCTTGCAATTAAATCGCCACAAAAAGATTTCTTGATTTCTAAATTTATTGTTGCACATTAATTTAATTTCATTAAGCATTTTTTTAGTTTAGAAAAAAAATAAGGAGTAAATATGCGAAATATTTTTACTTTGGTTTTCTTTTTACTACTCCCTTTTTATTTATTTTCTCAATCCCTTCGTGATTTGAAGGATCCAAATCAATTTGCTGGTGGATTAGGATTAACCTGGGTTAATGGAGAGCCTTATTATCTTTTTAATGTTTCACCAGACCTGTCGTTTGGTAAATTTGGTGTGGGATTAGATGTTAATCTCCGTATCGACCGAAATGGAAATTTAAGGAAAGAAGATTTTAACACTACATCAGATATTTTAAGTTTAATTAAGTATGTAAGATATGGACATAAGCGAGATCCATTTTACATAAGAGTTGGTGGATTAGATCGTGCAATTTTAGGTCAGGGGAATATTGTTTATTACTATAATAATCGTGCTTCTTATGATAATAGAAAA
Protein-coding sequences here:
- a CDS encoding T9SS type A sorting domain-containing protein; amino-acid sequence: MKNFLINVFLLIIILATSIFGQKFNDQDILPIELLYFEGFALSNGILLRWGTATEVNNFGFEVQRADTSKFFEYVDFVPGSGNSNSPKHYFLVDSTLPGMGLYFYRLKQIDTDGSYHFSDTIQVYYNPLSVENVNSNSPSIFFVKNDYASKDLEIEIDDKILHSSIEIEIYSILGQRIYKSTFEPFTNKIKISYSNFSSGVYILAIKSPQKDFLISKFIVAH